The genomic window TGATCACCGAGGCCAACCATTTACCGTTGCTGCTTAATCCGCCGTGGTTTTCCACGATCACGTTCATGCCCAGCGGCTGAGCGTATTCGCTGAGCGCCCGCAGGCCGTCGGCGGCACGTTTTTGTTGTTCTTCGTAGCTGCCGCTGGAGCCGGCGTTGACGCGGATCGAATGGCAGCCCAGGAACTTGGCGGCCCGCACCCATTTGTGGTGGTTCTCGACGGCTTGTTTGCGTTTGCCTTCATCGGCATCGCCCAAGCGGCCTTCGCCGTCGCACATGATCAACAGCGACTTGACGCCCTGGTCGTCGGCGCGTTGTTTCAGTTCGCTCAGATACTTCTTGTCTTCGGCTTTGTCTTTGAAGAACTGATTGACGTACTCGATCGCTTCGATGCCAAATTCCTGTTTGGCGGTTTTAGCGAAATCCAGGTTATCCAATTTTCCCGAACGCAGCGTTCGATGCAGCGACCACTCAGCCAGCG from Roseimaritima ulvae includes these protein-coding regions:
- a CDS encoding sugar phosphate isomerase/epimerase family protein; the protein is MDRRHFFRVTSAAAVATCVPAVLARSWAAEQDASAQPPFKISLAEWSLHRTLRSGKLDNLDFAKTAKQEFGIEAIEYVNQFFKDKAEDKKYLSELKQRADDQGVKSLLIMCDGEGRLGDADEGKRKQAVENHHKWVRAAKFLGCHSIRVNAGSSGSYEEQQKRAADGLRALSEYAQPLGMNVIVENHGGLSSNGKWLASVIKSVGLDNCGTLPDFGNFTISRGKEPEVYDRYQGVDELMPYAKAVSAKTHDFDDQGNEIHTDYEKMMDIVLSHGYHGYVGIEYEGGKVSESEGIKKSKALLDRIAARVPA